In Solidesulfovibrio carbinoliphilus subsp. oakridgensis, the sequence GCGGCCGGCCGGCCGGCCGTGGTCGAGGACACGGGCTTTGGCCGGTACCTGCCCGTGGGCGAGGGCCTTTTTCCCTTCGACGGCCCGGAAACGGCCGGCGAGGCCCTGCTCGCCGCCGAGGCTGATCCGGTCCGGGCCGGCCAGGCCGCCTTCGAGATCGCCCGGGAGTACTTCGACAGCGACAAGGTCCTGACCGGGCTCCTGCGCGCCTGCGGGCTCGCCTGACCGGGAAATGCGACGATTGGGGGGAATCGGCCTTTAACCGATTGAAAACCGTTTGACTTGGGGCTAATAGGTCGCCGATGGCGGAAAAGACGATACTTTTTGTCGCCCCGGCCCAGGCGGTGACCCGGTTCTTCCCCTTTTTCAAGGAGGCAGGCGTGGCCGCCGGCATTGCCGATTCCCTGCCCGCCGCCCTGGCAGCCATCCGCAAATCCCCTCCCTGCCTGATTTTCTCCCAGGCCAAAATCGGCATCTACACCGCCGAGAGCCTGCTGGCCGAAGGCCAGAAGGATGCCGCCTTCCCGCCGGTCATCGTCTTCGCCGACCGGGGCACCGCGGCCGAGGCCTCCCGCTGCCTGGAACTCGGAGCCAGGGACTACTGGCTCGAACCCCTGTCCTGGGAAAAGATCCAGGCCGTGCTGCCGGCCGAGGCCCCCCCGGCTCCGGTGCCGGCCGCCCCGGCCCTGGCCCCGGCCGCCCCGGCGCGCCGGCCCGAGCCGGCCACGGACGTCCAGGGCAAGAAATTTTCCATCGTGGGCGAGCACCCGCTCATCCGCCGGGTTTTGGGGCTCGCCCGGCAGGTGGCCCGGTCCAAGGCCACGGTCCTCATTTCCGGCGAGTCCGGCACGGGCAAGGAGATGTTCGCCCGCTACCTCCACGCCTGCTCGGACCGGGCCGAGGGTCCGTTCGTGGCTATCAACTGCGCCGCCCTGCCGGAGCACCTTCTGGAATCCGAGCTGTTCGGCCACGAGAAGGGGTCGTTTACCGGCGCCATCGCCAGAAAGCTCGGCAAGTTCGAGATGGCTTCCGGCGGCACCATCCTTCTCGACGAAATTTCCGAAATGGACCTCGGCCTCCAGGCCAAGCTCCTGCGCGTGCTCCAGGAAAGCGAGTTCGACCGGGTCGGCGGCACCGAGACCGTGCAGGTGGACGTGCGGGTCCTGGCCACCACCAACCGCCGCCTGGAAGAGGCCGTGGCCGAAGGCAAGTTCCGCCAGGACCTCTACTACCGCCTGAACGTCATCCCGCTCAAACTGCCGCCCCTTCGCGACCGGGGCGAGGACGTGCCCCGGCTGGCCCTTTTCTTCGTGGACAAGTTCCGCAAGGCCTACGGCCTGTCGCCGCTCACCTTTTCCGCCGACGCCAAACAGTGGCTCATGGCCTACGACTGGCCCGGCAATGTCCGCGAGTTGCAAAACCTGATGGAGCGGGCCGTGCTCCTGGCCGGGGACGGGCCCATCCGAAAGGCCCATTTTCTCCTCGACGGCGACAACTGGCAGGAGGCCGGCCCGGAGGCCGGGCCGGACGACGGGTTTGGCGGCCGGGAGCCGGGCGCCGCGGCGGGCCTGGCCGCCGTGGCCGGCGAGGACGGGGAGGGGGACGGGCTCGCGGCGGCCGCGCGGCTTTTCGACCGGGCCCCGGCCGACGTGTCCGGGGAGCTCCTGCCCCTTGACGTCATGGAGCGGCACATGATCATCAAAAGCCTCGACCGCACCGAGGGCAACCGGACCCAGGCCGCCCAGCTCCTCGGCATCTCCGTGCGAACCCTTCGCAATAAATTGAACGAATACCGAAAGCTCGGCATCGAAGTTCCCTGACCCCCCTATGGCCGCGCCAACGACCTACAACATCCTGATGTATTCCCACGACACCTACGGTCTGGGACATCTGCGCCGCACCATGGCCATTGCCGAGCACCTGCGCCAGCACGGGGTCAACATCCTGATCCTGACCGGCTCGCCCCTGGCCGGCCGCTACGAGACGCCGGACGGCGTGGACTTCGTGCGCATCCCGGGCATGATCAAAAAGACCAACGAAGAGTATCAGCCGCTCTCGATCAAGATCAACGCCCGCCATGCCCTGAACATCCGGCGCAACATCATCATCGCCACGGCCAAGGCCTTCCAGCCGCACCTGTTCATCGTGGACAAGGCTCCCATGGGCCTTCGCCGCGAGGTCATTCCCACGCTCAAGTGGCTGCGCCGCCGCCTGCCCGGCACGCGCACCATCCTCGGCCTTCGCGACATCATGGACGACGCCGTCTCCACCAGCCGCGAATGGCGGGAGAAGGGCGTCTACGAGGTCCTGGACCAGTATTATTCGGAGATCTGGGTCT encodes:
- a CDS encoding sigma-54 dependent transcriptional regulator; its protein translation is MAEKTILFVAPAQAVTRFFPFFKEAGVAAGIADSLPAALAAIRKSPPCLIFSQAKIGIYTAESLLAEGQKDAAFPPVIVFADRGTAAEASRCLELGARDYWLEPLSWEKIQAVLPAEAPPAPVPAAPALAPAAPARRPEPATDVQGKKFSIVGEHPLIRRVLGLARQVARSKATVLISGESGTGKEMFARYLHACSDRAEGPFVAINCAALPEHLLESELFGHEKGSFTGAIARKLGKFEMASGGTILLDEISEMDLGLQAKLLRVLQESEFDRVGGTETVQVDVRVLATTNRRLEEAVAEGKFRQDLYYRLNVIPLKLPPLRDRGEDVPRLALFFVDKFRKAYGLSPLTFSADAKQWLMAYDWPGNVRELQNLMERAVLLAGDGPIRKAHFLLDGDNWQEAGPEAGPDDGFGGREPGAAAGLAAVAGEDGEGDGLAAAARLFDRAPADVSGELLPLDVMERHMIIKSLDRTEGNRTQAAQLLGISVRTLRNKLNEYRKLGIEVP